One window from the genome of Candoia aspera isolate rCanAsp1 chromosome 15, rCanAsp1.hap2, whole genome shotgun sequence encodes:
- the CLTCL1 gene encoding clathrin heavy chain 2 isoform X7, whose translation MAQILPIRFQEHFQLQNLGINPANIGFSTLTMESDKFICIREKVGEQAQVVIVDMSDPTTLIRRPISAESAIMNPASKVIALKAGKTLQIFNIEMKSKMKAHTMAEEVIFWKWISVNTVALVTETAVYHWSMEGDSLPQKMFDRHASLAGCQIINYRTDENQKWLLLIGISAQQNRVVGAMQLYSVDRKVSQPIEGHAAAFAEFKTEGNAKPSTLFCFAVRSPAGGKLHIIEVGQPATGNQPFVKKAVDVFFPPEAQTDFPVAMQIGTKHGVIYLITKYGYIHMYDLESGVCIYMNRISAETIFVTSTHEPTSGIIGVNKKGQVLSVCVEEDNIVNYATNVLQNPDLGLRMAIRSNLAGAEELFARKFNTLFAQGNYAEAAKVAASAPKGILRTSDTIRKFQSVPAQAGQASPLLQYFGILLDQGQLNKFESLELCRPVLQQGRKQLLEKWLKEDKLECSEELGDLVKAADPTLALSVYLRANVPNKVIQCFAETSQFQKIVLYAKKVGYTPDWIFLLRSVMRVNPDQGLQFAQMLVQDEEPLANINQIVDVFMENSLIQQCTSFLLDALKNNRPAEGHLQTRLLEMNLIHAPQVADAILGNQMFTHYDRAHIAQLCEKAGLLQRALEHYTDLYDIKRAVVHTHLLNPEWLVNFFGSLSVEDSVECLRAMLSANIRQNLQLCVQVASKYHEQLGTQSLVELFESFKSYEGLFYFLGSIVNFSQDPDVHFKYIQAACKTGQIKEVERICRESNCYNPERVKNFLKEAKLTDQLPLIIVCDRFDFVHDLVLYLYRNNLQKYIEIYVQKVNPSRIPAVVGGLLDVDCSEDVIKNLIMVVRGQFSTDELVAEVEKRNRLKLLLPWLESRIHEGCEEPATHNALAKIYIDSNNNPERFLRENPFYDSRVVGKYCEKRDPHLACVAYERGQCDLELIKVCNENSLFKSEARYLVRRKDPELWVNVLEENNPFRRPLIDQVVQTALSETQDPEEVSVTVKAFMTADLPNELIELLEKIVLDNSVFSEHRNLQNLLILTAIKADRTRVMEYINRLDNYDAPDIANIAISNELYEEAFAIFRKFDVNTSAIQVLIEHIGNLDRAYEFAERCNEPAVWSQLGRAQLQKDLVKEAIDSYIKADDPSAYMEVVQAANRNDNWEDLVKFLQMAQKKARESYVETELIFALAKTNRLSELEEFVSGPNNAHIQQVGDRCYEEGMYDAAKLLYNNVSNFARLASTLVHLGEYQVAVDSARKANSTRTWKEVCFACVNGKEFRLAQICGLHIVIHADELEELISYYQGRGYFEELIALLEAALGLERAHMGMFTELAILYSKYKPQKMREHLELFWSRVNIPKVLRAAEQAHLWGELVFLYDKYEEYDNAIVTMMNHPTDAWKEGQFKDIIAKVANVELYYKALQFYLDYKPLLINDLLLVLSPRLDHTRTVGFFSKVNQLPLVKPYLRSVQNHNNKGVNEALNNLLTEEEDYQGLRASIDAYDNFDNITLAQRLEKHKLIEFRRIAAYLYKGNNRWKQSVELCKKDRLYKDAMQYAAESKDAELAEKLLQWFLEEDKKECFAASLFTCYDLLHPDVVLELAWRHNITDFAMPYFIQVMREYLTKVDGLFNKASN comes from the exons CGGGGAAAACCCTCCAGATTTTTAACATAGAGatgaaaagtaaaatgaaagcACACACCATGGCTGAAGAAGtgattttttggaagtggatcTCTGTGAATACCGTCGCTTTAGTGACAGAGACTGCAGTGTATCATTGGAGCATGGAAGGAGACTCTCTGCCCCAGAAGATGTTTGACCGACACGCCAGCCTTGCAGGCTGCCAGATCATCAACTACAGGACAGATGAGAACCAAAAGTGGTTACTCTTAATTGGCATATCTGCCCAG CAAAACCGTGTGGTGGGTGCCATGCAGCTGTATTCGGTGGACCGCAAAGTCTCCCAGCCCATAGAGGGGCACGCTGCAGCCTTTGCTGAGTTCAAAACCGAAGGAAATGCCAAGCCTTCCACCCTTTTCTGTTTTGCCGTGCGAAGCCCTGCAGGAGGCAAG CTTCACATAATTGAAGTGGGTCAACCTGCCACAGGAAACCAGCCCTTTGTCAAAAAAGCAGTCGACGTCTTTTTTCCTCCAGAGGCGCAGACGGATTTCCCAGTTGCAATGCAG ATTGGAACAAAGCATGGCGTTATCTATCTGATCACAAAATACGGATACATACACATGTACGATTTGGAATCCGGAGTCTGCATCTACATGAACCGAATCAGCGCTGAAACGATATTTGTAACTTCGACTCACGAACCTACCTCTGGAATTATTGGGGTGAACAAGAAAGGACAG GTCCTTTCTGTTtgtgtggaagaagacaacattgTAAACTATGCCACCAACGTCCTCCAGAATCCTGATTTAGGTCTGCGGATGGCTATCCGAAGTAATTTAGCTGGAGCAGAAGAACTCTTTGCCAGAAAATTTAATACTCTTTTTGCGCAGGGAAACTATGCAGAGGCAGCCAAAGTGGCCGCGTCTGCACCCAAG GGCATCCTGCGCACTAGCGACACGATCCGGAAGTTTCAGAGTGTCCCGGCTCAAGCTGGACAAGCCTCGCCCTTGCTGCAGTACTTTGGCATCCTCCTTGACCAAGGCCAGCTCAACAAATTTGAATCTCTGGAACTCTGCCGTCCCGTCCTTCAGCAAGGCCGCAAGCAGCTGCTAGAAAAATGGTTGAAAGAAGACAAG ctggAGTGCTCCGAAGAGCTGGGAGACTTAGTGAAGGCTGCTGACCCAACCCTTGCCCTCAGTGTTTATCTCCGTGCAAACGTACCAAACAAAGTAATCCAGTGTTTTGCAGAAACTAGTCAGTTCCAGAAAATTGTTCTTTACGCCAAAAAG GTTGGCTATACCCCGGATTGGATTTTCTTGTTGAGAAGTGTGATGAGGGTCAACCCAGATCAGGGCCTTCAGTTTGCCCAGATGTTGGTTCAGGATGAAGAGCCTTTGGCCAACATCAATCAG ATTGTCGATGTGTTCATGGAGAACAGTTTAATTCAGCAGTGCACTTCCTTCTTGCTGGATGCGTTGAAAAACAATCGCCCTGCTGAAGGCCACCTTCAGACTCGTCTTCTTGAGATGAACCTCATCCATGCTCCCCAG GTTGCGGATGCCATTTTGGGAAATCAGATGTTCACACACTATGATCGAGCCCACATTGCCCAGCTTTGTGAGAAAGCTGGCTTGCTTCAGAGAGCCCTGGAGCACTACACCGATCTTTATGATATCAAGCGTGCCGTTGTACATACCCACCTTCTGAATCCAGAG tggctGGTGAATTTCTTTGGCTCCCTGTCTGTCGAAGACTCTGTCGAGTGCCTACGTGCTATGTTGTCTGCCAACATCCGACAAAATCTGCAGCTCTGTGTTCAGGTAGCTTCGAAGTATCACGAACAGTTGGGCACCCAATCCCTTGTGGAACTCTTTGAATCCTTCAAAAGCTATGAAG GGCTCTTTTATTTCTTGGGTTCTATTGTCAACTTCAGCCAGGATCCAGATGTCCACTTTAAATATATCCAGGCTGCCTGCAAGACTGGCCAGATCAAAGAAGTTGAACGGATCTGCCGCGAAAGCAACTGTTACAATCCAGAACGAGTGAAAAACTTCCTGAAG GAAGCCAAGCTTACAGACCAGCTTCCCCTGATCATCGTCTGCGATCGATTTGACTTCGTTCACGACCTGGTGCTTTACTTGTACCGTAACAACTTACAGAAGTACATTGAGATCTACGTTCAGAAG GTAAACCCGAGCCGCATCCCCGCGGTTGTGGGAGGACTCCTGGACGTGGATTGCTCTGAAGACGTGATTAAGAACTTGATCATGGTGGTGAGAGGCCAGTTTTCAACCGACGAATTGGTAGCTGAAGTAGAAAAAAGGAACAG gcTTAAGTTGCTGCTGCCTTGGCTGGAGTCTCGGATTCACGAAGGCTGCGAAGAACCAGCGACGCACAATGCCCTGGCTAAAATCTACATCGACAGCAACAACAACCCCGAGCGCTTCCTGCGGGAGAATCCCTTTTACGACAGCCGTGTTGTAGGCAAATACTGTGAGAAGAGGGACCCTCACCTGGCCTGCGTAGCCTATGAAAGGGGGCAGTGTGACCTCGAGCTCATAAAG GTTTGCAACGAGAATTCTTTGTTCAAGAGTGAAGCTCGTTACTTGGTGCGAAGAAAAGATCCAGAACTGTGGGTCAACGTTTTGGAGGAAAACAACCCCTTCAGGAGACCACTCATTGATCAG GTTGTCCAGACGGCGTTATCAGAAACTCAAGATCCAGAAGAAGTTTCTGTGACGGTCAAAGCGTTCATGACAGCTGACCTACCAAACGAACTGATTGAGTTGCTTGAAAAGATCGTCTTGGATAATTCTGTCTTCAGCGAGCACAG GAATCTCCAGAACCTGTTGATCTTGACGGCCATCAAAGCCGACCGCACTCGGGTGATGGAATACATCAATCGTCTGGACAACTATGATGCCCCAGATATTGCCAATATTGCCATCAGCAATGAGCTCTACGAAGAAGCGTTTGCCATCTTTAGGAAGTTTGACGTCAATACTTCTGCCATTCAG GTGTTGATAGAACACATTGGCAATCTGGATCGTGCGTATGAATTTGCAGAGAGGTGTAATGAACCTGCGGTTTGGAGTCAGCTGGGCAGAGCGCAGCTTCAGAAGGACTTGGTTAAGGAAGCTATAGATTCTTATATAAAGGCTGACGATCCCTCTGCCTACATGGAAGTTGTCCAGGCAGCCAACAGAAACG ATAACTGGGAGGATCTGGTCAAATTCTTGCAAATGGCTCAGAAGAAAGCAAGGGAGTCTTACGTTGAGACTGAACTGATTTTTGCCTTAGCAAAAACAAACAGGCTTTCCGAGCTAGAAGAATTTGTCAGCGGCCCTAACAATGCACACATACAACAG GTTGGCGATCGCTGCTACGAGGAGGGAATGTACGATGCAGCAAAGCTGCTCTACAATAACGTCTCGAATTTTGCTCGCCTGGCCTCCACCTTGGTTCATCTTGGGGAGTACCAAGTAGCCGTTGACAGCGCTCGCAAAGCCAACAGCACCAGGACGTGGAAGGAG GTGTGTTTTGCCTGTGTGAACGGAAAGGAGTTCCGGCTTGCCCAGATCTGCGGCTTACATATTGTAATTCATGCGGATGAACTTGAGGAGCTGATAAGCTATTATCAG GGGCGTGGGTACTTTGAGGAACTGATTGCTCTCCTGGAGGCGGCTCTTGGCCTGGAACGTGCTCACATGGGAATGTTTACCGAACTTGCTATTTTATATTCGAAATATAAACCACAGAAGATGAGAGAACATCTGGAACTCTTCTGGTCCAGAGTCAATATTCCAAAG GTACTTCGAGCGGCAGAGCAAGCCCATCTCTGGGGAGAGCTGGTGTTCCTCTATGATAAATATGAAGAATATGACAATGCAATAGTTACCATGATGAATCATCCTACAGATGCTTGGAAGGAAGGGCAGTTCAAGGACATCATTGCAAAG GTTGCCAACGTGGAGTTGTATTACAAAGCCCtgcagttttatttggattaCAAGCCATTGCTGATCAACGATCTCCTCCTAGTATTATCTCCGCGGCTGGATCACACCAGGACAGTCGGCTTTTTCTCCAAG GTTAATCAGCTACCTCTCGTGAAACCTTATTTGCGTTCAGTCCAGAATCACAATAATAAAGGAGTCAACGAGGCACTGAACAATCTTCTGACGGAGGAGGAAGATTACCAA GGCTTGCGAGCGTCTATTGACGCCTACGATAACTTTGATAACATTACCTTGGCTCAGCGTCTGGAAAAGCACAAGTTGATTGAGTTCAGGCGGATCGCCGCATACTTGTATAAAGGCAATAACCGGTGGAAACAGAGCGTGGAGCTTTGCAAGAAGGATCGGCTTTATAAG GATGCCATGCAATATGCCGCAGAATCCAAAGATGCTGAGCTGGCTGAGAAACTGCTTCAGTGgtttctggaagaagacaaaaagGAGTGTTTTGCAGCTTCCCTCTTCACATGCTACGACTTGTTGCATCCAGACGTGGTCCTGGAGTTGGCATGGCGGCACAACATTACGGACTTTGCGATGCCTTACTTCATTCAGGTGATGAGAGAGTACCTTACCAAA GTTGATGGTCTGTTTAATAAG GCCAGCAACTGA
- the CLTCL1 gene encoding clathrin heavy chain 2 isoform X6, translating into MAQILPIRFQEHFQLQNLGINPANIGFSTLTMESDKFICIREKVGEQAQVVIVDMSDPTTLIRRPISAESAIMNPASKVIALKAGKTLQIFNIEMKSKMKAHTMAEEVIFWKWISVNTVALVTETAVYHWSMEGDSLPQKMFDRHASLAGCQIINYRTDENQKWLLLIGISAQQNRVVGAMQLYSVDRKVSQPIEGHAAAFAEFKTEGNAKPSTLFCFAVRSPAGGKLHIIEVGQPATGNQPFVKKAVDVFFPPEAQTDFPVAMQIGTKHGVIYLITKYGYIHMYDLESGVCIYMNRISAETIFVTSTHEPTSGIIGVNKKGQVLSVCVEEDNIVNYATNVLQNPDLGLRMAIRSNLAGAEELFARKFNTLFAQGNYAEAAKVAASAPKGILRTSDTIRKFQSVPAQAGQASPLLQYFGILLDQGQLNKFESLELCRPVLQQGRKQLLEKWLKEDKLECSEELGDLVKAADPTLALSVYLRANVPNKVIQCFAETSQFQKIVLYAKKVGYTPDWIFLLRSVMRVNPDQGLQFAQMLVQDEEPLANINQIVDVFMENSLIQQCTSFLLDALKNNRPAEGHLQTRLLEMNLIHAPQVADAILGNQMFTHYDRAHIAQLCEKAGLLQRALEHYTDLYDIKRAVVHTHLLNPEWLVNFFGSLSVEDSVECLRAMLSANIRQNLQLCVQVASKYHEQLGTQSLVELFESFKSYEGLFYFLGSIVNFSQDPDVHFKYIQAACKTGQIKEVERICRESNCYNPERVKNFLKEAKLTDQLPLIIVCDRFDFVHDLVLYLYRNNLQKYIEIYVQKVNPSRIPAVVGGLLDVDCSEDVIKNLIMVVRGQFSTDELVAEVEKRNRLKLLLPWLESRIHEGCEEPATHNALAKIYIDSNNNPERFLRENPFYDSRVVGKYCEKRDPHLACVAYERGQCDLELIKVCNENSLFKSEARYLVRRKDPELWVNVLEENNPFRRPLIDQVVQTALSETQDPEEVSVTVKAFMTADLPNELIELLEKIVLDNSVFSEHRNLQNLLILTAIKADRTRVMEYINRLDNYDAPDIANIAISNELYEEAFAIFRKFDVNTSAIQVLIEHIGNLDRAYEFAERCNEPAVWSQLGRAQLQKDLVKEAIDSYIKADDPSAYMEVVQAANRNDNWEDLVKFLQMAQKKARESYVETELIFALAKTNRLSELEEFVSGPNNAHIQQVGDRCYEEGMYDAAKLLYNNVSNFARLASTLVHLGEYQVAVDSARKANSTRTWKEVCFACVNGKEFRLAQICGLHIVIHADELEELISYYQGRGYFEELIALLEAALGLERAHMGMFTELAILYSKYKPQKMREHLELFWSRVNIPKVLRAAEQAHLWGELVFLYDKYEEYDNAIVTMMNHPTDAWKEGQFKDIIAKVANVELYYKALQFYLDYKPLLINDLLLVLSPRLDHTRTVGFFSKVNQLPLVKPYLRSVQNHNNKGVNEALNNLLTEEEDYQGLRASIDAYDNFDNITLAQRLEKHKLIEFRRIAAYLYKGNNRWKQSVELCKKDRLYKDAMQYAAESKDAELAEKLLQWFLEEDKKECFAASLFTCYDLLHPDVVLELAWRHNITDFAMPYFIQVMREYLTKVDKLDASENLRKEEEQVTEPTPIVFGLPVKGSS; encoded by the exons CGGGGAAAACCCTCCAGATTTTTAACATAGAGatgaaaagtaaaatgaaagcACACACCATGGCTGAAGAAGtgattttttggaagtggatcTCTGTGAATACCGTCGCTTTAGTGACAGAGACTGCAGTGTATCATTGGAGCATGGAAGGAGACTCTCTGCCCCAGAAGATGTTTGACCGACACGCCAGCCTTGCAGGCTGCCAGATCATCAACTACAGGACAGATGAGAACCAAAAGTGGTTACTCTTAATTGGCATATCTGCCCAG CAAAACCGTGTGGTGGGTGCCATGCAGCTGTATTCGGTGGACCGCAAAGTCTCCCAGCCCATAGAGGGGCACGCTGCAGCCTTTGCTGAGTTCAAAACCGAAGGAAATGCCAAGCCTTCCACCCTTTTCTGTTTTGCCGTGCGAAGCCCTGCAGGAGGCAAG CTTCACATAATTGAAGTGGGTCAACCTGCCACAGGAAACCAGCCCTTTGTCAAAAAAGCAGTCGACGTCTTTTTTCCTCCAGAGGCGCAGACGGATTTCCCAGTTGCAATGCAG ATTGGAACAAAGCATGGCGTTATCTATCTGATCACAAAATACGGATACATACACATGTACGATTTGGAATCCGGAGTCTGCATCTACATGAACCGAATCAGCGCTGAAACGATATTTGTAACTTCGACTCACGAACCTACCTCTGGAATTATTGGGGTGAACAAGAAAGGACAG GTCCTTTCTGTTtgtgtggaagaagacaacattgTAAACTATGCCACCAACGTCCTCCAGAATCCTGATTTAGGTCTGCGGATGGCTATCCGAAGTAATTTAGCTGGAGCAGAAGAACTCTTTGCCAGAAAATTTAATACTCTTTTTGCGCAGGGAAACTATGCAGAGGCAGCCAAAGTGGCCGCGTCTGCACCCAAG GGCATCCTGCGCACTAGCGACACGATCCGGAAGTTTCAGAGTGTCCCGGCTCAAGCTGGACAAGCCTCGCCCTTGCTGCAGTACTTTGGCATCCTCCTTGACCAAGGCCAGCTCAACAAATTTGAATCTCTGGAACTCTGCCGTCCCGTCCTTCAGCAAGGCCGCAAGCAGCTGCTAGAAAAATGGTTGAAAGAAGACAAG ctggAGTGCTCCGAAGAGCTGGGAGACTTAGTGAAGGCTGCTGACCCAACCCTTGCCCTCAGTGTTTATCTCCGTGCAAACGTACCAAACAAAGTAATCCAGTGTTTTGCAGAAACTAGTCAGTTCCAGAAAATTGTTCTTTACGCCAAAAAG GTTGGCTATACCCCGGATTGGATTTTCTTGTTGAGAAGTGTGATGAGGGTCAACCCAGATCAGGGCCTTCAGTTTGCCCAGATGTTGGTTCAGGATGAAGAGCCTTTGGCCAACATCAATCAG ATTGTCGATGTGTTCATGGAGAACAGTTTAATTCAGCAGTGCACTTCCTTCTTGCTGGATGCGTTGAAAAACAATCGCCCTGCTGAAGGCCACCTTCAGACTCGTCTTCTTGAGATGAACCTCATCCATGCTCCCCAG GTTGCGGATGCCATTTTGGGAAATCAGATGTTCACACACTATGATCGAGCCCACATTGCCCAGCTTTGTGAGAAAGCTGGCTTGCTTCAGAGAGCCCTGGAGCACTACACCGATCTTTATGATATCAAGCGTGCCGTTGTACATACCCACCTTCTGAATCCAGAG tggctGGTGAATTTCTTTGGCTCCCTGTCTGTCGAAGACTCTGTCGAGTGCCTACGTGCTATGTTGTCTGCCAACATCCGACAAAATCTGCAGCTCTGTGTTCAGGTAGCTTCGAAGTATCACGAACAGTTGGGCACCCAATCCCTTGTGGAACTCTTTGAATCCTTCAAAAGCTATGAAG GGCTCTTTTATTTCTTGGGTTCTATTGTCAACTTCAGCCAGGATCCAGATGTCCACTTTAAATATATCCAGGCTGCCTGCAAGACTGGCCAGATCAAAGAAGTTGAACGGATCTGCCGCGAAAGCAACTGTTACAATCCAGAACGAGTGAAAAACTTCCTGAAG GAAGCCAAGCTTACAGACCAGCTTCCCCTGATCATCGTCTGCGATCGATTTGACTTCGTTCACGACCTGGTGCTTTACTTGTACCGTAACAACTTACAGAAGTACATTGAGATCTACGTTCAGAAG GTAAACCCGAGCCGCATCCCCGCGGTTGTGGGAGGACTCCTGGACGTGGATTGCTCTGAAGACGTGATTAAGAACTTGATCATGGTGGTGAGAGGCCAGTTTTCAACCGACGAATTGGTAGCTGAAGTAGAAAAAAGGAACAG gcTTAAGTTGCTGCTGCCTTGGCTGGAGTCTCGGATTCACGAAGGCTGCGAAGAACCAGCGACGCACAATGCCCTGGCTAAAATCTACATCGACAGCAACAACAACCCCGAGCGCTTCCTGCGGGAGAATCCCTTTTACGACAGCCGTGTTGTAGGCAAATACTGTGAGAAGAGGGACCCTCACCTGGCCTGCGTAGCCTATGAAAGGGGGCAGTGTGACCTCGAGCTCATAAAG GTTTGCAACGAGAATTCTTTGTTCAAGAGTGAAGCTCGTTACTTGGTGCGAAGAAAAGATCCAGAACTGTGGGTCAACGTTTTGGAGGAAAACAACCCCTTCAGGAGACCACTCATTGATCAG GTTGTCCAGACGGCGTTATCAGAAACTCAAGATCCAGAAGAAGTTTCTGTGACGGTCAAAGCGTTCATGACAGCTGACCTACCAAACGAACTGATTGAGTTGCTTGAAAAGATCGTCTTGGATAATTCTGTCTTCAGCGAGCACAG GAATCTCCAGAACCTGTTGATCTTGACGGCCATCAAAGCCGACCGCACTCGGGTGATGGAATACATCAATCGTCTGGACAACTATGATGCCCCAGATATTGCCAATATTGCCATCAGCAATGAGCTCTACGAAGAAGCGTTTGCCATCTTTAGGAAGTTTGACGTCAATACTTCTGCCATTCAG GTGTTGATAGAACACATTGGCAATCTGGATCGTGCGTATGAATTTGCAGAGAGGTGTAATGAACCTGCGGTTTGGAGTCAGCTGGGCAGAGCGCAGCTTCAGAAGGACTTGGTTAAGGAAGCTATAGATTCTTATATAAAGGCTGACGATCCCTCTGCCTACATGGAAGTTGTCCAGGCAGCCAACAGAAACG ATAACTGGGAGGATCTGGTCAAATTCTTGCAAATGGCTCAGAAGAAAGCAAGGGAGTCTTACGTTGAGACTGAACTGATTTTTGCCTTAGCAAAAACAAACAGGCTTTCCGAGCTAGAAGAATTTGTCAGCGGCCCTAACAATGCACACATACAACAG GTTGGCGATCGCTGCTACGAGGAGGGAATGTACGATGCAGCAAAGCTGCTCTACAATAACGTCTCGAATTTTGCTCGCCTGGCCTCCACCTTGGTTCATCTTGGGGAGTACCAAGTAGCCGTTGACAGCGCTCGCAAAGCCAACAGCACCAGGACGTGGAAGGAG GTGTGTTTTGCCTGTGTGAACGGAAAGGAGTTCCGGCTTGCCCAGATCTGCGGCTTACATATTGTAATTCATGCGGATGAACTTGAGGAGCTGATAAGCTATTATCAG GGGCGTGGGTACTTTGAGGAACTGATTGCTCTCCTGGAGGCGGCTCTTGGCCTGGAACGTGCTCACATGGGAATGTTTACCGAACTTGCTATTTTATATTCGAAATATAAACCACAGAAGATGAGAGAACATCTGGAACTCTTCTGGTCCAGAGTCAATATTCCAAAG GTACTTCGAGCGGCAGAGCAAGCCCATCTCTGGGGAGAGCTGGTGTTCCTCTATGATAAATATGAAGAATATGACAATGCAATAGTTACCATGATGAATCATCCTACAGATGCTTGGAAGGAAGGGCAGTTCAAGGACATCATTGCAAAG GTTGCCAACGTGGAGTTGTATTACAAAGCCCtgcagttttatttggattaCAAGCCATTGCTGATCAACGATCTCCTCCTAGTATTATCTCCGCGGCTGGATCACACCAGGACAGTCGGCTTTTTCTCCAAG GTTAATCAGCTACCTCTCGTGAAACCTTATTTGCGTTCAGTCCAGAATCACAATAATAAAGGAGTCAACGAGGCACTGAACAATCTTCTGACGGAGGAGGAAGATTACCAA GGCTTGCGAGCGTCTATTGACGCCTACGATAACTTTGATAACATTACCTTGGCTCAGCGTCTGGAAAAGCACAAGTTGATTGAGTTCAGGCGGATCGCCGCATACTTGTATAAAGGCAATAACCGGTGGAAACAGAGCGTGGAGCTTTGCAAGAAGGATCGGCTTTATAAG GATGCCATGCAATATGCCGCAGAATCCAAAGATGCTGAGCTGGCTGAGAAACTGCTTCAGTGgtttctggaagaagacaaaaagGAGTGTTTTGCAGCTTCCCTCTTCACATGCTACGACTTGTTGCATCCAGACGTGGTCCTGGAGTTGGCATGGCGGCACAACATTACGGACTTTGCGATGCCTTACTTCATTCAGGTGATGAGAGAGTACCTTACCAAA GTGGATAAGCTCGATGCTTCGGAAAACCTAAGAAAAGAAGAGGAGCAAGTAACCGAACCCACTCCCATAGTATTTG GTCTCCCTGTTAAAGGAAGTTCCTGA